The following proteins are co-located in the Streptomyces sp. NBC_00435 genome:
- a CDS encoding PaaI family thioesterase produces MGEQHAVKFPQEVLDEYTALGIDLPSLFSAGDLGKRMDIRILEASAERVVATMPVEGNTQPYGLLHGGASAVLAETIGSVGAMMHGGSTKIAVGVDLNCTHHRGARSGLVTGVATPVHRGRSTATYEVVITDEQDRRVCTARLTCLLRDLNPQQDGNN; encoded by the coding sequence ATGGGCGAGCAGCACGCGGTGAAGTTCCCGCAGGAGGTCCTCGACGAGTACACGGCCCTGGGCATCGACCTGCCCTCGCTGTTCTCGGCGGGCGACCTCGGCAAGCGGATGGACATCCGGATCCTCGAAGCGTCCGCCGAGCGCGTCGTCGCCACCATGCCCGTCGAGGGCAACACCCAGCCGTACGGACTCCTCCACGGCGGGGCCTCCGCGGTGCTCGCCGAGACCATCGGCTCGGTCGGCGCGATGATGCACGGCGGCAGCACCAAGATCGCCGTGGGGGTCGACCTGAACTGCACCCACCACCGCGGCGCCCGCTCCGGCCTGGTCACCGGCGTCGCGACCCCCGTGCACCGGGGCCGCTCCACCGCCACCTACGAGGTCGTCATCACCGACGAGCAGGACCGCCGCGTCTGCACGGCCCGCCTCACCTGCCTGCTGCGTGACCTGAACCCGCAACAGGACGGCAACAACTAG
- a CDS encoding FdhF/YdeP family oxidoreductase, whose amino-acid sequence MATKPPAGDPVQDAPQVAPPQHAAAGLPAIGHTLRIAQQQMGLARTARTLLKVNQKDGFDCPGCAWPEGDKRHTAEFCENGAKAVAEEATLRRVTPEFFAAHPLADLETRSGYWLGQQGRITEPMLLERGALPAGGDRYEPVTWERAFEIIAEELRALDSPDEALFYTSGRTSNEAAFLFQLFVREFGTNNLPDCSNMCHESSGSALNETIGIGKGSVSLEDLHQADLIIVAGQNPGTNHPRMLSALEQAKSAGAKIISVNPLPEAGMERFKNPQTPLGMFRGTALNDLFLQIRIGGDQALFRLLNKLVLETEGATDEDFIREHTHGYEEFAATVKDTDWAETLTATGLSRPDIEAALAMILASERTIVCWAMGLTQHKHSVATIREVVNLLLLRGNIGRPGAGVCPVRGHSNVQGDRTMGIFERPAPAFLDALDKEFGITSPREHGFDVVRSIQALRDGEAKVLFAMGGNFVGATPDTEVTEAAIRRASLTVHVSTKLNRSHAVTGRRALILPTLGRTDKDVQTSGKQFVTVEDSMGMVHSSRGNLAPASPHLLSEPAIVARMARAVLGEASRTPWEEFERDYAAVRDRISRVVPGFEDFNARVARPGGFQLPHPPRDERRFPTKTGKANFTAAPVEYPRLPAGRLLLQTLRSHDQYNTTIYGLDDRYRGITGGRRVVMVNPEDAAELGLADGSYTDLVGEWSDGVERRAPGFRVVHYPTARGCAAAYYPETNVLVPLDSTADTSNTPASKSVVVRFEPA is encoded by the coding sequence ATGGCCACCAAGCCGCCCGCAGGTGATCCAGTACAGGACGCGCCGCAGGTCGCGCCTCCCCAACACGCGGCCGCCGGCCTGCCCGCCATCGGGCACACCCTGAGGATCGCGCAGCAGCAGATGGGCCTCGCCCGTACCGCCCGAACCCTCCTCAAGGTCAACCAGAAGGACGGGTTCGACTGTCCGGGCTGCGCCTGGCCCGAGGGCGACAAGCGGCACACCGCCGAATTCTGCGAGAACGGCGCCAAGGCCGTCGCGGAGGAGGCCACGCTGCGCCGGGTCACCCCGGAGTTCTTCGCCGCGCACCCGCTGGCCGACCTGGAGACGCGCTCCGGCTACTGGCTGGGCCAGCAGGGCCGGATCACCGAGCCGATGCTCCTGGAGAGAGGGGCCCTGCCGGCGGGCGGTGACCGCTACGAGCCCGTGACCTGGGAGCGGGCCTTCGAGATCATCGCGGAGGAGCTGCGCGCCCTGGACTCCCCCGACGAGGCCCTCTTCTACACCTCGGGCCGCACCAGCAACGAGGCCGCGTTCCTCTTCCAGCTCTTCGTCCGCGAGTTCGGCACCAACAACCTCCCCGACTGCTCGAACATGTGCCACGAATCCTCGGGCTCCGCACTGAACGAGACGATCGGCATCGGCAAGGGCAGCGTCTCCCTCGAAGACCTCCACCAGGCCGACCTGATCATCGTCGCCGGGCAGAACCCCGGCACCAACCACCCGCGCATGCTGTCCGCGCTGGAGCAGGCCAAATCCGCGGGCGCGAAGATCATCTCGGTGAATCCGCTGCCCGAGGCCGGCATGGAGCGGTTCAAGAACCCGCAGACCCCCCTCGGCATGTTCAGGGGCACCGCCCTCAACGACCTGTTCCTCCAGATCCGCATCGGTGGCGACCAGGCCCTGTTCCGTCTCCTGAACAAGCTCGTCCTGGAGACCGAAGGCGCCACCGACGAGGACTTCATCCGCGAGCACACCCACGGGTACGAGGAGTTCGCGGCCACCGTCAAGGACACCGACTGGGCCGAGACCCTCACCGCGACCGGCCTGAGCCGCCCCGACATCGAGGCCGCCCTGGCCATGATCCTGGCCTCGGAGCGCACCATCGTCTGCTGGGCGATGGGCCTCACCCAGCACAAGCACTCCGTCGCCACCATCCGCGAGGTCGTCAACCTCCTCCTCCTGCGCGGCAACATCGGCCGCCCCGGCGCCGGCGTCTGCCCCGTCCGGGGCCACTCCAACGTGCAGGGCGACCGCACCATGGGGATCTTCGAGCGCCCCGCGCCCGCCTTCCTCGACGCCCTCGACAAGGAATTCGGCATCACCTCGCCGCGCGAGCACGGTTTCGACGTGGTCCGCTCCATCCAGGCCCTGCGCGACGGCGAGGCCAAGGTGCTGTTCGCCATGGGCGGCAACTTCGTCGGCGCCACCCCCGACACCGAGGTCACCGAAGCGGCGATCCGCCGCGCCTCCCTGACCGTGCACGTCTCGACGAAGCTCAACCGCTCGCACGCGGTGACCGGCCGGCGCGCCCTGATCCTGCCCACCCTCGGCCGCACCGACAAGGACGTGCAGACCTCGGGCAAGCAGTTCGTCACCGTCGAGGACTCCATGGGCATGGTCCACTCCTCGCGCGGCAACCTCGCCCCCGCCTCCCCGCACCTGCTCTCCGAGCCCGCGATCGTGGCCCGCATGGCCCGCGCCGTCCTCGGCGAGGCCTCCCGGACCCCCTGGGAGGAGTTCGAGCGGGACTACGCCGCCGTCCGCGACCGGATCTCCCGCGTCGTCCCCGGCTTCGAGGACTTCAACGCCCGCGTCGCCCGCCCCGGCGGCTTCCAGCTGCCGCACCCCCCGCGCGACGAGCGCCGCTTCCCCACGAAGACCGGCAAGGCGAACTTCACCGCCGCGCCCGTGGAGTACCCCCGCCTCCCGGCGGGCCGGCTGCTCCTGCAGACCCTGCGCAGCCACGACCAGTACAACACCACCATCTACGGCCTCGACGACCGTTACCGCGGCATCACCGGCGGGCGCCGCGTCGTCATGGTCAACCCCGAGGACGCCGCCGAGCTCGGGCTCGCCGACGGCTCGTACACCGACCTCGTCGGCGAGTGGAGCGACGGCGTGGAGCGGCGCGCCCCCGGCTTCCGCGTCGTCCACTACCCCACCGCCCGCGGCTGCGCCGCCGCCTACTACCCCGAGACGAACGTGCTGGTGCCGCTGGACTCCACCGCGGACACCAGCAACACCCCCGCGAGCAAGTCCGTCGTCGTGCGCTTCGAGCCGGCCTGA